From the genome of Candidatus Bathyarchaeota archaeon:
AATAATAACAAAGTTGATCGAGGGAGATCATATTAGAATATATGGAGGAGTAAAAGAGAAGTCTAACTTACCACTTACTCTAAATTTAGAAAAATTGGAAATTCTAAGATTATCACCTTTAATCGAAAAACATAATCCCATATGTAATAAATGCGGAAAAAGAGCAAAATCATCTGGCAAGAATGATGGATACATATGCAAAAGCTGTAAGAAAAAATTCTCAAAAGATTCTTTTATACTTGAAGAAAGGAGCAGAGGTTTAGATATTGGATTCTATGAAGTCCCTCCACGTGCAAGAAGACATCTAGCTAAACCATTAATTCGAATTTTTGTAAAAAAATATGACATGCCAATGCCTTTTGATGAACAGCTACAACCATATTCGCTAAATTAAATAAAAACTGACTTGCCATAGACAAGTCGATTAATTGGATAAGATCTCTTATTTACCTTCGATAACAATCATCGTTAATGTGGATTTTACCTTATCCAATCGTCTTATATTCCATGAAATGGCTTCTTTTAATTTATCCATCGATTCAGCTTCGACTCTAGTGATTATATCGTAGACACCGTAGATTACGTGTGCTTCCTTTACTGTTTTGATTTTTTTCAATTCTTTTAGAATTTCGTTTTCATATCCTATTTCGGTATTAATCAGAACAAAAGCAGAGGGCATTGATAATCACTAGTTATTAATCTTTTGAAATCCTATTATACTTACCTAAATTATGTAATAGTTAAATATTTATGGGCCTACTAGGTCGAGAGTGAATTATTCGATTTATTGAGTGAGGTATTTCATTACCTCTTCATCAGCTAAATCGTGCCAGATTTTATATGCATCTGCAACAGCAAAAAAAGGTCCTAATCTTAAATTCAAACATATAATTTCTTCAACATGTTTAGATAGAAGCTCAATCGATGAGGCAGAAGCTGTTGGAACAGCAATCAAAATTTTCTCTGCATCCCTTTTTCTCAAAGACTTAGCAACAGAAAGCATAGTATAGCCAGAAGCCAGACCATCATCTACAAGGACAACCTTCTTCCCTTTTATATTTGG
Proteins encoded in this window:
- a CDS encoding Lrp/AsnC ligand binding domain-containing protein produces the protein MPSAFVLINTEIGYENEILKELKKIKTVKEAHVIYGVYDIITRVEAESMDKLKEAISWNIRRLDKVKSTLTMIVIEGK